GCAAATTTACAAGTAGGATATATAAATAATAAGCAATTTTTTTATAATCCAAATGCTTTAATTGTATATATTAAAAATACATATGATAATTCTAAGAACGATAAAATTAAATATCCAAAAGTATTTGTTTCATTAGTTAAAAATACAAAAGATATTTTGAATATCAAAATAGATGATTTTTCAAATGAAAGAGCAATTAATTATCTTAATGAAATATTAAAAGATATAAATTCAAAAGAAAATGCAAAAATTGATATGTATAAAAAAATAATTAATCAAAAAATTAAAATACTACAAGAGAGTAAAAAACAGTTATTAATCAATAAACAAAATTACTTAAATAAAATAAAAAGTATAAACGATTCACAAATCATATCAAATTTACTACAAGCAATTGCAGATATACAAAAACAGGTATTATCAATTAATGATAAAATAATAAATCTAAAATCTCAATTATCACCATTGAATATAATAAAAACACAAATTATTGGAAAAATTGAAAAATCAAATAAACCTGTAAAACCTAAAAAAACATTAATAATTATAATTGCATTTATTACAGGACTT
This Caminibacter mediatlanticus TB-2 DNA region includes the following protein-coding sequences:
- a CDS encoding Wzz/FepE/Etk N-terminal domain-containing protein; this encodes MNEKKPEVVPIQYVPIQSCYEEDEIDLKDLIKTILRYKKFIFIFTFFITFLAGLYVYFKKPIYEIKANLQVGYINNKQFFYNPNALIVYIKNTYDNSKNDKIKYPKVFVSLVKNTKDILNIKIDDFSNERAINYLNEILKDINSKENAKIDMYKKIINQKIKILQESKKQLLINKQNYLNKIKSINDSQIISNLLQAIADIQKQVLSINDKIINLKSQLSPLNIIKTQIIGKIEKSNKPVKPKKTLIIIIAFITGLILSIFLVFFMEFIRSLKEEDLQKK